A part of Ooceraea biroi isolate clonal line C1 chromosome 10, Obir_v5.4, whole genome shotgun sequence genomic DNA contains:
- the LOC105287226 gene encoding uncharacterized protein LOC105287226 isoform X2 has translation MLPSLNNTVRKAVQRKQTAVLAQKWQNCTASTYYTLNRIQLLCIGLWPYQASTCRYILITFLSITLVSSVVVQILTYSIPWLIYTLKYNIHCLNIKKVEVLLERIQHDWSILTNAREIEIIKKYSAIGKFITLLVILFIHLSAFGFVLIYLVSTFLSDTAVDVNESNIRNLPGLTEYFIDQQKYFFLILFHISFFVWCGLAVVAATESFYMSLIQHACGLFQIASYRIEQALHKDLVRNVTSIVERNTIINRKLISGINMHKRAIEFVEMSKASYKWTYVMLGPLGVVSLSINLYRLSLLITIKDYRELISSFVFVLGHSWYMFFVNYVGQEVVDHSGDVFHRIYNVQWYTAPLKAQKLLLYLMQRTMRHCTIVIGGLFVTSLQGFASLTNMSVSYFMVISSVH, from the exons atgctACCGAGTTTAAACAATACCGTGAGGAAGGCAGTTCAGCGCAAGCAGACAGCAGTACTTGCACAGAAATGGCAAAATTGTACGGCGAGTACTTACTACACGCTTAATCGGATTCAGTTACTATGTATTGGCTTGTGGCCGTATCAGGCATCTACTtgcagatatattttaataacattcttATCCATCACACTTGTATCCAGTGTAGTAGTACAG ATACTTACCTATAGCATTCCATGGCTGATATATACATTAAAGTATAACATTCATtgcttaaatataaaaaag GTGGAAGTACTCCTAGAACGAATACAGCACGACTGGAGTATATTAACCAATGCACgagagattgaaataataaaaaaatactcgGCTATTgggaaatttattacattacttGTGATAT TGTTTATCCATTTATCTGCGTTCGGTTTCGTTCTAATATACCTTGTATCAACTTTTCTTTCGGATACTGCAGTAGATGTAAATGAATCTAATATACGAAATCTTCCGGGATTAACGGAATACTTTATAGATCAACAGAAGTATTTCTTTCTGATTTTGTTTCACATATCTTTCTTTGTTTGGTGTGGTCTAGCGGTAGTGGCAGCTACCGAATCATTTTATATGTCATTAATTCAACATGCGTGTGGACTGTTTCAAATAGCGAG cTATCGTATAGAGCAAGCTTTGCACAAAGACTTAGTACGAAATGTTACATCTATTGTCGAAAGAAATACGATAATAAATCGCAAATTAATCAGTggaataaatatgcataaaagaGCAATCGA gTTTGTCGAAATGTCAAAGGCAAGTTACAAATGGACATATGTTATGTTAGGACCATTAGGAGTAGTCTCACTAAGCATTAATCTTTATCGC CTCTCACTACTGATAACAATCAAAGATTATCGCGAACTGATCTCCAGCTTTGTGTTCGTCCTTGGTCACTCTTGGTACATGTTTTTCGTTAACTATGTAGGGCAGGAAGTGGTCGATCACAGCGGGGATGTGTTTCACAGAAT ATACAACGTACAATGGTACACAGCTCCGTTGAAAGCGCAAAAGTTATTACTGTATCTGATGCAAAGGACCATGCGACATTGCACAATCGTCATTGGTGGCTTGTTCGTTACTTCTTTACAAGGATTTGCCTCG cttACGAACATGTCGGTTTCATATTTTATGGTAATTTCTTCTGTCCATTGA
- the LOC105287226 gene encoding uncharacterized protein LOC105287226 isoform X3, with protein sequence MLPSLNNTVRKAVQRKQTAVLAQKWQNCTASTYYTLNRIQLLCIGLWPYQASTCRYILITFLSITLVSSVVVQLNVFITTKYSLELLLQILTYSIPWLIYTLKYNIHCLNIKKVEVLLERIQHDWSILTNAREIEIIKKYSAIGKFITLLVILFIHLSAFGFVLIYLVSTFLSDTAVDVNESNIRNLPGLTEYFIDQQKYFFLILFHISFFVWCGLAVVAATESFYMSLIQHACGLFQIARFVEMSKASYKWTYVMLGPLGVVSLSINLYRLSLLITIKDYRELISSFVFVLGHSWYMFFVNYVGQEVVDHSGDVFHRIYNVQWYTAPLKAQKLLLYLMQRTMRHCTIVIGGLFVTSLQGFASLTNMSVSYFMVISSVH encoded by the exons atgctACCGAGTTTAAACAATACCGTGAGGAAGGCAGTTCAGCGCAAGCAGACAGCAGTACTTGCACAGAAATGGCAAAATTGTACGGCGAGTACTTACTACACGCTTAATCGGATTCAGTTACTATGTATTGGCTTGTGGCCGTATCAGGCATCTACTtgcagatatattttaataacattcttATCCATCACACTTGTATCCAGTGTAGTAGTACAG CTTAACGTTTTTATCACAACGAAATACAGTTTGGAACTTCTTCTGCAGATACTTACCTATAGCATTCCATGGCTGATATATACATTAAAGTATAACATTCATtgcttaaatataaaaaag GTGGAAGTACTCCTAGAACGAATACAGCACGACTGGAGTATATTAACCAATGCACgagagattgaaataataaaaaaatactcgGCTATTgggaaatttattacattacttGTGATAT TGTTTATCCATTTATCTGCGTTCGGTTTCGTTCTAATATACCTTGTATCAACTTTTCTTTCGGATACTGCAGTAGATGTAAATGAATCTAATATACGAAATCTTCCGGGATTAACGGAATACTTTATAGATCAACAGAAGTATTTCTTTCTGATTTTGTTTCACATATCTTTCTTTGTTTGGTGTGGTCTAGCGGTAGTGGCAGCTACCGAATCATTTTATATGTCATTAATTCAACATGCGTGTGGACTGTTTCAAATAGCGAG gTTTGTCGAAATGTCAAAGGCAAGTTACAAATGGACATATGTTATGTTAGGACCATTAGGAGTAGTCTCACTAAGCATTAATCTTTATCGC CTCTCACTACTGATAACAATCAAAGATTATCGCGAACTGATCTCCAGCTTTGTGTTCGTCCTTGGTCACTCTTGGTACATGTTTTTCGTTAACTATGTAGGGCAGGAAGTGGTCGATCACAGCGGGGATGTGTTTCACAGAAT ATACAACGTACAATGGTACACAGCTCCGTTGAAAGCGCAAAAGTTATTACTGTATCTGATGCAAAGGACCATGCGACATTGCACAATCGTCATTGGTGGCTTGTTCGTTACTTCTTTACAAGGATTTGCCTCG cttACGAACATGTCGGTTTCATATTTTATGGTAATTTCTTCTGTCCATTGA
- the LOC105287226 gene encoding uncharacterized protein LOC105287226 isoform X1 — MLPSLNNTVRKAVQRKQTAVLAQKWQNCTASTYYTLNRIQLLCIGLWPYQASTCRYILITFLSITLVSSVVVQLNVFITTKYSLELLLQILTYSIPWLIYTLKYNIHCLNIKKVEVLLERIQHDWSILTNAREIEIIKKYSAIGKFITLLVILFIHLSAFGFVLIYLVSTFLSDTAVDVNESNIRNLPGLTEYFIDQQKYFFLILFHISFFVWCGLAVVAATESFYMSLIQHACGLFQIASYRIEQALHKDLVRNVTSIVERNTIINRKLISGINMHKRAIEFVEMSKASYKWTYVMLGPLGVVSLSINLYRLSLLITIKDYRELISSFVFVLGHSWYMFFVNYVGQEVVDHSGDVFHRIYNVQWYTAPLKAQKLLLYLMQRTMRHCTIVIGGLFVTSLQGFASLTNMSVSYFMVISSVH, encoded by the exons atgctACCGAGTTTAAACAATACCGTGAGGAAGGCAGTTCAGCGCAAGCAGACAGCAGTACTTGCACAGAAATGGCAAAATTGTACGGCGAGTACTTACTACACGCTTAATCGGATTCAGTTACTATGTATTGGCTTGTGGCCGTATCAGGCATCTACTtgcagatatattttaataacattcttATCCATCACACTTGTATCCAGTGTAGTAGTACAG CTTAACGTTTTTATCACAACGAAATACAGTTTGGAACTTCTTCTGCAGATACTTACCTATAGCATTCCATGGCTGATATATACATTAAAGTATAACATTCATtgcttaaatataaaaaag GTGGAAGTACTCCTAGAACGAATACAGCACGACTGGAGTATATTAACCAATGCACgagagattgaaataataaaaaaatactcgGCTATTgggaaatttattacattacttGTGATAT TGTTTATCCATTTATCTGCGTTCGGTTTCGTTCTAATATACCTTGTATCAACTTTTCTTTCGGATACTGCAGTAGATGTAAATGAATCTAATATACGAAATCTTCCGGGATTAACGGAATACTTTATAGATCAACAGAAGTATTTCTTTCTGATTTTGTTTCACATATCTTTCTTTGTTTGGTGTGGTCTAGCGGTAGTGGCAGCTACCGAATCATTTTATATGTCATTAATTCAACATGCGTGTGGACTGTTTCAAATAGCGAG cTATCGTATAGAGCAAGCTTTGCACAAAGACTTAGTACGAAATGTTACATCTATTGTCGAAAGAAATACGATAATAAATCGCAAATTAATCAGTggaataaatatgcataaaagaGCAATCGA gTTTGTCGAAATGTCAAAGGCAAGTTACAAATGGACATATGTTATGTTAGGACCATTAGGAGTAGTCTCACTAAGCATTAATCTTTATCGC CTCTCACTACTGATAACAATCAAAGATTATCGCGAACTGATCTCCAGCTTTGTGTTCGTCCTTGGTCACTCTTGGTACATGTTTTTCGTTAACTATGTAGGGCAGGAAGTGGTCGATCACAGCGGGGATGTGTTTCACAGAAT ATACAACGTACAATGGTACACAGCTCCGTTGAAAGCGCAAAAGTTATTACTGTATCTGATGCAAAGGACCATGCGACATTGCACAATCGTCATTGGTGGCTTGTTCGTTACTTCTTTACAAGGATTTGCCTCG cttACGAACATGTCGGTTTCATATTTTATGGTAATTTCTTCTGTCCATTGA
- the LOC105287226 gene encoding uncharacterized protein LOC105287226 isoform X4 — MLPSLNNTVRKAVQRKQTAVLAQKWQNCTASTYYTLNRIQLLCIGLWPYQASTCRYILITFLSITLVSSVVVQLNVFITTKYSLELLLQILTYSIPWLIYTLKYNIHCLNIKKVEVLLERIQHDWSILTNAREIEIIKKYSAIGKFITLLVILFIHLSAFGFVLIYLVSTFLSDTAVDVNESNIRNLPGLTEYFIDQQKYFFLILFHISFFVWCGLAVVAATESFYMSLIQHACGLFQIASYRIEQALHKDLVRNVTSIVERNTIINRKLISGINMHKRAIEFVEMSKASYKWTYVMLGPLGVVSLSINLYRILQKDTNRLCVIALTTDNNQRLSRTDLQLCVRPWSLLVHVFR, encoded by the exons atgctACCGAGTTTAAACAATACCGTGAGGAAGGCAGTTCAGCGCAAGCAGACAGCAGTACTTGCACAGAAATGGCAAAATTGTACGGCGAGTACTTACTACACGCTTAATCGGATTCAGTTACTATGTATTGGCTTGTGGCCGTATCAGGCATCTACTtgcagatatattttaataacattcttATCCATCACACTTGTATCCAGTGTAGTAGTACAG CTTAACGTTTTTATCACAACGAAATACAGTTTGGAACTTCTTCTGCAGATACTTACCTATAGCATTCCATGGCTGATATATACATTAAAGTATAACATTCATtgcttaaatataaaaaag GTGGAAGTACTCCTAGAACGAATACAGCACGACTGGAGTATATTAACCAATGCACgagagattgaaataataaaaaaatactcgGCTATTgggaaatttattacattacttGTGATAT TGTTTATCCATTTATCTGCGTTCGGTTTCGTTCTAATATACCTTGTATCAACTTTTCTTTCGGATACTGCAGTAGATGTAAATGAATCTAATATACGAAATCTTCCGGGATTAACGGAATACTTTATAGATCAACAGAAGTATTTCTTTCTGATTTTGTTTCACATATCTTTCTTTGTTTGGTGTGGTCTAGCGGTAGTGGCAGCTACCGAATCATTTTATATGTCATTAATTCAACATGCGTGTGGACTGTTTCAAATAGCGAG cTATCGTATAGAGCAAGCTTTGCACAAAGACTTAGTACGAAATGTTACATCTATTGTCGAAAGAAATACGATAATAAATCGCAAATTAATCAGTggaataaatatgcataaaagaGCAATCGA gTTTGTCGAAATGTCAAAGGCAAGTTACAAATGGACATATGTTATGTTAGGACCATTAGGAGTAGTCTCACTAAGCATTAATCTTTATCGC ATATTGCAAAAGGATACTAATCGCTTGTGTGTCATAGCTCTCACTACTGATAACAATCAAAGATTATCGCGAACTGATCTCCAGCTTTGTGTTCGTCCTTGGTCACTCTTGGTACATGTTTTTCGTTAA
- the LOC105287477 gene encoding uncharacterized protein LOC105287477 isoform X7, with protein MRIVGEKYHFQLTVFITKKYSLELLLHVLAYSIPWLIYALKYNLHCLNIKKVEVLLERIQHDWSILNNAREIEIIKKYSAIGKFITLLVILFIYVSTFVFIVIELVSIFLLDIAADVNESNIRRLPILMECFVDQQKYFFVCLLSIFLIVLCGFATVAATETFYMSLIQHACGLFQIASYRIEQALHKDVVRDITSLVERNTMIYLRIISGINMHKRAIEFLEMSKASYKSTYFVLVPLGVLSVSVNLYRLSLLITIKDYHELIISFMFVLGQFWYMFFVNYIGQEVIDHSGNVFHRIYNAHWYVAPLKTQKLLLYLMQRSIRHCTIVIGGLFVPSLQGFATVKRQFLKLKVFSSNVLTPFEHQGRVVGEALCLASRSGMKRR; from the exons ATGAGAATAGTTGgagaaaaatatcactttCAGCTTACCGTCTTTATCACAAAAAAATACAGCCTGGAACTTCTTCTTCATGTCCTTGCGTATAGCATTCCATGGCTGATATATGCATTAAAGTATAACCTTCATtgcttaaatataaaaaag GTGGAAGTACTCCTAGAACGAATACAGCATGATTGGAGTATTTTAAACAATGCACGAGAGatcgagataataaaaaaatactcgGCTATTgggaaatttattacattacttGTGATAT TGTTTATCTATGTGTCTACGTtcgtttttattgtaatagaGCTTGTATCAATTTTTCTGTTGGATATCGCAGCAGATGTAAATGAATCTAATATACGACGGCTTCCGATATTAATGGAATGCTTTGTAGATCaacagaaatatttctttgtatgtTTGCTTTCGATATTTTTGATTGTTTTGTGTGGTTTCGCCACTGTGGCAGCTACCGAAACATTTTACATGTCATTAATTCAACATGCATGTGGATTGTTTCAAATAGCGAG cTATCGTATAGAGCAAGCATTGCACAAAGACGTAGTACGAGATATTACATCTCTTGTTGAAAGAAATACGATGATATATCTCAGGATAATCAGTggaataaatatgcataagAGAGCAATTGA gtTTCTCGAAATGTCAAAGGCGAGTTACAAATCGACATATTTTGTGTTAGTACCATTAGGTGTGCTTTCAGTAAGCGTTAATCTTTATCGC CTTTCACTATTGATAACAATCAAAGATTATCACGAACTGATCATTAGCTTCATGTTCGTTCTTGGTCAGTTTTGGTACATGTTTTTCGTTAACTATATAGGACAGGAAGTGATCGATCACAGCGGCAATGTGTTTCATAGAAT ATACAATGCACATTGGTACGTAGCTCCGTTGAAAACACAGAAGTTACTATTGTATTTGATGCAAAGGAGCATACGACATTGCACAATCGTCATTGGTGGTTTGTTCGTTCCGTCTTTACAAGGTTTTGCTACGGTAAAAAGACAGTTTCTCAAactaaaa GTATTTTCATCGAATGTTTTAACACCATTTGAACATCAGGGACGTGTCGTTGGAGAAGCGCTCTGTCTCGCATCTCGATCAGGAATGAAGAGACGTTGA